The genomic stretch AAACTCCGGATCAAAGAGGGGGGTCGGCAGTTGCTCCTCCTCATCTCCATGCATCCAGAAATGGAGGAGAGGAAATCTCCATTCTTGTCGGACAAGTGGATTTCGCTCGCAATAATACCGCATATCAAAAAACGGCATGGAACTCTGCTGAGCCTTATTGCCGATATGATAATAATGCTGAAGCGGATTTTGATCGGATTCAAGAAGAGCCGGGTTCTTCTCGACATACCAGGACGGATCAAAGAAGGGATTAGGACGTTTTCCTTTCTTCCACCCCTGATGCAGATAATGCCCCAGCGGGGTTTGGCCCTTATCTCTGCTTTCCGGGCATTGTTCCGCATAATAGGTCGAGAAAAAGAGCGGATTGGGATTATTCCCGTTCTCCTGCCCCTGTTCAATATAATGGAGGAGCGGATCTTGTTCTGCTGTCAGCCCATACTCATGACAGTACCATGCCGCATCAAAGAGCGCGTTGGGGTTACGCCGCTCTTTCCAGCCGTACTCCAGATAATGCACCAAGGGCTTGATGGGGAGCCGGGCAAGTTCTTGATCGCAGCTATAATAATAATCCGCATCAAAAAGCTTGCTCTGCTTTAGAATTTTACAATGGGCATTGCACAGATAGCGGGCACCCTTAAAACACCATTTCAGCCTAACCACATATTCTCTGCAACGGCGTGCAAGGCCGGACAAGGGGGATGCTTGGGGATGCTCTGGCACTGTATTCTTCATTTTTTTCAAGAGATCGGCAAACAGAGGGAGACAGTCCTGGCCAAAGGCCAAGTACTCAACTTCTATAATAAGATGCTGTGAACCTCCAGTCCTGCTCTGTTCAGGAAGGGTCAGCTGCAATAAGGGGTCTGAAGTGCAAAAAAAGAGGATACCCTCTCGGGAGAAATCAGCTGTATGGGTAAAGGGAACCTCAGTACCGGTTGGCTCTGCCAGAGAAACAGCATTGACCCGAAGGATCACCTGGCGGTCAGCAGGTCGAAAGACAAAGGCTGGTTTCTGCACCTGCGAAGCAAGGTCGAATTGCAAACGGCGGACACCGGGATCAACCTTTCGTACCCAATCGGGATGGTCTTCTGCTTTGCCGCCCTCGGGTAACAGAACTGCCTGGTGATAAGGTTCGCCAACATCCAGCAGTTTATCCACCCAAACCTCTATATTTTGGGCATAGAGGTCTTGATGTTTTCGAAAAATTCGGGCAAAGGTCTCCACCTTATGCTGCCTTGGCCGGGCCCTGACCATTGAATCGGCAGCAACTCGGTAATAAAAAAGGATCTCTTTTATCTGAAAGACCTCCCGATTCATTTCCAGCAAAGAAAGCCAAAAATCGTAATCCTCCCAGCCGTAGACCATAGCCGGATCAAAACCACCCACTGCTTCCCAGTCGCTCTTCCTGAAAAAGGCCGTGCAGAAGATAATATTATCCAGCAGAATCCGTTGCAGAGAAAACTCCGGCAGCAGCCACTCAGTTGCCACATCGCCGAACAGCTGGGCCTTACAGTAAACAATACCTACTTCCGGGTCCGCATCCAGCACTCGGACAGCCTGCTCCAAATAGGTCGGGCCGATGCGGTCATCCGCATCCAAGGGCAGGATGTACTCGCCTTGCGCCTCTCTGATGCCGTTATTTCTGGCTGATGCCAGCCCCTGATTCCCTGTGTGCAGAACCCGGGTCTTGGGGAAATTCAGCTGCTGAAGATGATTGACAGTGAAGGGATCAGTGGAACCATCGTTGACAACGATGATTTCAAAGTCCTGCCAGGTCTGGTCAAGAACGGAATTGATGGTTTCATCAACAAAGGCACCCTGGTTATAGCAGGGAATAACAACGGAAACGCGCGGCATGCTGTAGATCTGGTGGATGAGAGAGTGGAGTGTTGAGGCTGAGGAGTCAGCGTTTGATTGCAGGAAAGAGCTTGGTATAGGCACCATAGCCCTCTTTTTCCAAATCCTCTGCCGGAATAAAGCGTAACGCAGCAGAGTTCATGCAATAGCGCAGCCCTGTGGGCTCTGGTCCGTCAGTAAAGACATGGCCAAGATGAGAATCAGCATGTTTGCTCCGCACTTCGGTGCGTACGGAAAACCAGCTTTTATCCTCGCGCTCGACAATATTCTCCGCAGCAAGAGGCTTGGTAAAACTCGGCCAGCCTGTACCGGACTTAAATTTATCCAACGAACTGAACAGGGGTTCACCGGAGACAATGTCCACGTAGATTCCCGGTCGAATATTATCCCAGTAGGTATTATGAAATGCCGGTTCTGTTCCATCTTCCTGGGTAACCTTGTACTGGAGCGGGGTTAAAAGCTTTTTCAACTCTTCCTGGCTCGGCTTTGATTTCGGGTTTTTAGAGGTCGTTGAAGCTAACATTTTTCCGCCTGTTGGAGCTTCCGGGGCAGCTACGGGTAAAGTTTTCCCCTCCCATAACTCCTCAAGCCGCTGATCCCGACCGCATTTAAAGCGGTAAAACTTGTATCGGATAGGATTTTTTTCCGCGTAGTTCTGATGATACTCTTCAGCCGGATAAAAGGTGCTGCTCTGTCGTATCTTCGTGGCAACGGGCTGATCAAGCAATCCAAATTGTTCCAAGGCTGCTTTTGAGGCTTCAGCTGTTTTCTTCTGAATTTCTGTGGTATAGAAAATTGCTGTGGAATAGGCATGGCCCCGATCACAGAACTGACCGCCTGGATCAACAGGATCAACCTTTTGCCAGAATATATTCAAAAGATCAGCATACGGGAGCACGGAGGAGTCATAGGTGACCTGAACAACCTCTATATGCCCTTTTTGGATATAATCATCATAGGTCGGATTGACCCCTGTTCCGTCGGTGTAACCGGAAACAACCTCCTGCACACCGTTGACCTTCTGAAAATCAGCCTCTATGCACCAAAAGCAACCACCGGCAAAGACAGCCTGTTCTGTATTTTGTCCTGCTTGTCCTGCTTGTCCTGCAAAGGCCTCAGGCAGCATTCCCCAACCTGCGAAAAAAATCATCATCGGAATAAAGGGTTTCATGGCGCTGAAAAAGCAAAGGTTATGTTGCGATGTGGACTTGCGGGCTCTTTCTCTCTTATTGTAGAGTATAGGCTATCCTCTCTGTAGTTGCAAAACTTTTGTCCCGAGGCGGAAGCTGCCTTGTCCTTGATTGCGGCCATGTCGATCAGGATAAACAGAGGAACGCTGGACATGCTTGATCGAAAAATAACCTGATATTTTTCTTTACCGTATGTTGATTAGTATTGACATGTTATAAAACAGGGAATTATGTAATGGGCTCTTCTCTCCGGTTGCGCAAAAATGGGTATTTTTTCGAGAGCTGTACCGCTTAAAAAGAATCATACAACATTTCGGTGTAACAAACACGTGACGCAATATGCGAACATAACTCATTAACTTTTATAAAAAATGAAAAAAAAGGAAAGTGTAAATAATACGTTGCGATCAGTCCAGGGGTATGTGGCCTTTATTGCCTTATCAACCCTGTTCTATGAATTAGCTTTGATCAGGATCCTGGATGTCCTGTGGTACCCTCATTTCTCCTATATGGTTATCACCCTGGCCCTGCTCGGCTTCGGTATTGCTGGCGTTATGACCTCAATCTTTGCTCATCGCCTTACCTGGCAACCCAAGGTCGCCATCCCCCTAACCTCCTTATTGGCAGTAAGTTATATCGGGGTCTTTGTTCTCCTCTCTGTTCTCCGCATTGATTTTAACGAATTTTCCTCTGTCAGCTCATTAGGCATAAAGGTCTTTCTCAGCTTTTCCGGGTTGCTGATTCCTTTCTTCCTCAGCGGTTTTATCCTCTCCCTGCTGTTTACCGAGTACGCTGGCTCCTTTGGCCGCCTCTACGCTTGGGATCTGGCCGGAGCTGCCTTGGGCTGTATCCTGGTTCCCTTGCTCATTCCCAACTTCGGTGGCCCAGGGCTCCTCTTTGCCGTTTCCGGGCTGACCTTTGCAGGGGCTGCAATCCTGGCTCGTACAAAGATTTTTCGAATAGCCTTTGTCTCTATCGCCATACTCGTCACGTTCTTCCCTTTTCTGGCAAAAGAGCATGATTACCTTGAGATCCCCTTTCATATGGATAAAAGGGGTTTTGTCAAGCTGACTAACGAACCACCGCTTCTCACCGTCTGGGATCGCATCGCACGGATTGATTTGATCAAATATGCTGAAAAATATACCTGGATTGCCTATGACGGCGGCACCCAGACCAGTTATTATTATGATTTTGACGGTGATTATGCAAAACTCCGGCAGGAGCTACCCGGAAAGACGACGAGCCATTTCTGGGATCGCTTTGTTTATGTGTCCCATTGGCTGAAAGAAGGCACCAATGCCAAGGTCTTGATCATCGGGGCAGCTGGCGGGCAGGAAACCAAGGCGGCCGTGACCTTCGGGGCCGGTGCCGTAGATGCCGTGGAAATGGTAGGTTCGGTTATTCGGCTCGGCAAAGAAAAATATGCTCGTGAGCCTTATAATAATCCGGTGGTCAACGCAGTTCAGGGGGAGGGCCGAAGTTTTCTTCGCTCCGGTAATAAGACCTATGACATCATTCAAATGATGTCCAATCATACCTCAGCCAGTATTTCCTCGGGCTCTGGAGCGGTTTCTCCCAATTACCTGCAAACGGTGGATGCCTATGAAGAGTATTTCAGCCATCTCAGCGAGAATGGCGTCCTCCATATCAACCATCATGTCTATCCTAAGATGGTGCTGACTGCTGCCCAGGCTTGGAAAAATATGGGACGGGATGATTTTTCCCGCCATGTGTTGGTCTACTATTCAGACAAATGGTGTAATCTGCCAACATTATTGATCAAGATGCAGCCGTGGACGCTTGATGAATTTAACCAGGTTCACATGCTGATGCATTACCATAATAAACTCATCCACAATCCCCTTGAGCCAGCCAGCAGTGCCCTTACACCCGAGTTCTTTGCTGGAAAAATTCCTACTGAACTGGAAGAAAATATCCCTTATCGGATGGATGTGCCAACGGATAATCAGCCCTACTTCAATCATCTCCGTAAACGTTTTGCCCCGGTCTCCTATAGTGAGCCTTATGTGGACAGATCACTCAAGGTACTGCTGAATGATTCGATCAAAAACGGGATACCAATGGATGTTATCCATCTTATCGTCACTGCCGGAGCTGCTCTGGCCCTTGCCGTCCTCTGCCTTTTCGCTCCACTGCTCTTCTCCAAGGTCGGTCGAGCGCCGTGGAAAGGCAAGACCTCCTTTGTGACCTATTTTGCCTGTCTCGGTGCTGGCTTCAT from Candidatus Electrothrix communis encodes the following:
- a CDS encoding glycosyltransferase, translated to MPRVSVVIPCYNQGAFVDETINSVLDQTWQDFEIIVVNDGSTDPFTVNHLQQLNFPKTRVLHTGNQGLASARNNGIREAQGEYILPLDADDRIGPTYLEQAVRVLDADPEVGIVYCKAQLFGDVATEWLLPEFSLQRILLDNIIFCTAFFRKSDWEAVGGFDPAMVYGWEDYDFWLSLLEMNREVFQIKEILFYYRVAADSMVRARPRQHKVETFARIFRKHQDLYAQNIEVWVDKLLDVGEPYHQAVLLPEGGKAEDHPDWVRKVDPGVRRLQFDLASQVQKPAFVFRPADRQVILRVNAVSLAEPTGTEVPFTHTADFSREGILFFCTSDPLLQLTLPEQSRTGGSQHLIIEVEYLAFGQDCLPLFADLLKKMKNTVPEHPQASPLSGLARRCREYVVRLKWCFKGARYLCNAHCKILKQSKLFDADYYYSCDQELARLPIKPLVHYLEYGWKERRNPNALFDAAWYCHEYGLTAEQDPLLHYIEQGQENGNNPNPLFFSTYYAEQCPESRDKGQTPLGHYLHQGWKKGKRPNPFFDPSWYVEKNPALLESDQNPLQHYYHIGNKAQQSSMPFFDMRYYCERNPLVRQEWRFPLLHFWMHGDEEEQLPTPLFDPEFYRATYQLDEFSHVELFLHYAEKGWRKKYRPSALFDAEFYGATYPESLNAFHPLEYYQEQGVLAGHYPCQEVVELPIKPVISILVPVFNTDEGLLRRCIHSVLYQAYPHWELCLVDDGSPATHIRPLLEEYAARDRRIKIRLSEENTGISLATNKAAELASGEYLAFLDHDDELTLDALYHVVEAINRIDPDALYSDEELIDWKGLRCTNFYKSDYNPELLLCHNYITHFFVTRSLLFQQVGGLSAECTGAQDYDLALKIVEQSKRIHHIRRSLYRWRAAETSTSINHEQKDYADAAGLKALRDAAERRGMEAEVRRGPLNFYYRLQRQVRETCQVSALICLSDDSPDIPKSREWLQELLARTGYPHLDCMVLHREPFDNLKIVLPEELAGRISFYRIAEKETEAAALNRVAENALGEHLVFLGQGTLPQEKDWLETLLGSSQTEGCGVVGGIVAGPEEQLDNLALPDLSDTTCEAFRSLLTEGSVHLNGLHCPQNVIARSFDFCMVERRLFREMQGFDAESFPEYLYDIDFCLRLRAVGVEHVFTPFCKAVGMMSDTSSEGRCSSVEDWLDEKTAFQGRWRSVLEHNPYYNENRLLTELEVSREEWLHWIAGV
- the msrB gene encoding peptide-methionine (R)-S-oxide reductase MsrB, encoding MKPFIPMMIFFAGWGMLPEAFAGQAGQAGQNTEQAVFAGGCFWCIEADFQKVNGVQEVVSGYTDGTGVNPTYDDYIQKGHIEVVQVTYDSSVLPYADLLNIFWQKVDPVDPGGQFCDRGHAYSTAIFYTTEIQKKTAEASKAALEQFGLLDQPVATKIRQSSTFYPAEEYHQNYAEKNPIRYKFYRFKCGRDQRLEELWEGKTLPVAAPEAPTGGKMLASTTSKNPKSKPSQEELKKLLTPLQYKVTQEDGTEPAFHNTYWDNIRPGIYVDIVSGEPLFSSLDKFKSGTGWPSFTKPLAAENIVEREDKSWFSVRTEVRSKHADSHLGHVFTDGPEPTGLRYCMNSAALRFIPAEDLEKEGYGAYTKLFPAIKR